ATGGAGTATGAGCTGAGGGGGAAGAAGAGACAGGGGAATCACCAGGACCTCCAAAGATCCTTCCCCATGCTTGTTTTGTCTTACCAGTATGAGCTGAAGGGATTGAAACCCTCTGAGACCTCACTGCACCAAATTTCTGTTCATAATTGCCAAACAatttatacaattcatcttttaCATCAGCATAGTATGAACTATAAATACATCCAGTTGCCTTAGCAAGCAATTCAAGCACATTAAAGAACCctttcatcttagctctaggatcaagaatgaatgcatatgaataaatgagtggaattttctcccaatatttaaggaatttaagcttcataggagtaGCAATCATTCTAAAATTAGCATCTCTTTCAGCATTTTGCAAATGTTCAACCATGTCAAGCATATGGTGCAAAACAAGTGGAGTTGTGGGATAATAAACCCCAGACAGCACAACAGTAGAGTTATAGAAGAGTTCTAGGAATATCATTATTTGTTCAGCAACATGCCAATGCTGTGCAGTCAATAAAGTAGAACCATAATTAGAGGTAATAAACACATCAAAGACTTCTTTGTATGGCAGCAAATGTTTAAGCATCAAAAaagtagaattccatctaacatccatgtccAAGCCAAACTTCCTAGGTCTAAGACCCTGAGCCTTGCAGTAGTTTTTaaacaatgcaattctttgattagaggaatttaaaaAACTTATTGCAGTTCTGAAATCTTCAGtataaggtttcaacctcttcaTGCCAGATTTAACAATAAGATTGATGATATGGCATGCACAACGCTGATGCACAAGCAAGTACTGCACCTTGTTAGGATCAGTGGGGGTAGGTGCAGGATAAGAACCCAAATAACCAAAGAACATAGGCTGCAAAATCTCATATGCCCTAGAATTAgcagaagcattgtctagagacACAGAAAATACCTTGTCTATCaaaccaaactcctcaaccacactagcaatcctatcagcaatgttatcaccagaatgtgaaacatcaATCAGCCTTAAACCAATTACttttttctgtaactcccaatcagcactAACATAATGAGCAACCACAGATATATAATCctctttagcattaccagaccaaatatcaGATGTCAAAGAAACAGAAGATGCAGTAGGCAACACAGATTTCATAAGCATATCACGTTGTTCATCAAACAGTTTAGAcatatctctagtggtggtctgccTAGAAACCTTTTGGAACAGAGGATTATGAGCACGCTTAATGTAATCCTCCCAAGCATCAGTCTCACCTATCCCTAAAGGAAGGTCTAGCCTAGCAATCAAACGGCACAACTCAGTGTGAGCAATCAAAGGATCATACACCCAATTGTTCAAACCATCAGGATTCAGAGCAAGCTTAGACTGGACAAGACTAGCCTGATCAcgttttttcatacaagaattcATGTGCCGTCTCAAATGGCCAGTGCCAGCGGCCGATCTAGCAGTGTATCGCGCATGACAATGTTTACAGATGGCACGTACTCGAATTCCCTTCTCCTTAATCTCATGGAAGTAATCCCAAACAGCAGAAACTTTCTTACCAGAGGAGGTACCATGAGTGTCAGTGGATACCTCAA
The nucleotide sequence above comes from Miscanthus floridulus cultivar M001 chromosome 18, ASM1932011v1, whole genome shotgun sequence. Encoded proteins:
- the LOC136521125 gene encoding zinc finger BED domain-containing protein RICESLEEPER 2-like, with product MARPPKRPLRGGAGAAGGRGRARLSGSSAGGSGLATRGENQHPLGDGEDQAPYADDLLEVEDDDDIRDDAAGLFGIDLGDGNQPIDVDGDDDDGGVEVSTDTHGTSSGKKVSAVWDYFHEIKEKGIRVRAICKHCHARYTARSAAGTGHLRRHMNSCMKKRDQASLVQSKLALNPDGLNNWVYDPLIAHTELCRLIARLDLPLGIGETDAWEDYIKRAHNPLFQKVSRQTTTRDMSKLFDEQRDMLMKSVLPTASSVSLTSDIWSGNAKEDYISVVAHYVSADWELQKKVIGLRLIDVSHSGDNIADRIASVVEEFGLIDKVFSVSLDNASANSRAYEILQPMFFGYLGSYPAPTPTDPNKVQYLLVHQRCACHIINLIVKSGMKRLKPYTEDFRTAISFLNSSNQRIALFKNYCKAQGLRPRKFGLDMDVRWNSTFLMLKHLLPYKEVFDVFITSNYGSTLLTAQHWHVAEQIMIFLELFYNSTVVLSGVYYPTTPLVLHHMLDMVEHLQNAERDANFRMIATPMKLKFLKYWEKIPLIYSYAFILDPRAKMKGFFNVLELLAKATGCIYSSYYADVKDELYKLFGNYEQKFGAVRSQRVSIPSAHTGKTKQAWGRIFGGPGDSPVSSSPSAHTPSVVSELKAYLDSDPVTCYEESFDILLWWRDHKLTYPILSIMARDIMSVPVSTVSSESCFSCTSRILEDRRRRLLPEHVEMLTCIKDWEQGARREQHTPEDLDLEEAFKNLFLDEQGEGSGSGSVSGSGGTAGAGAGAAGG